One genomic window of Choloepus didactylus isolate mChoDid1 chromosome 27, mChoDid1.pri, whole genome shotgun sequence includes the following:
- the ZNF227 gene encoding zinc finger protein 227 isoform X2 — MTKFQEAVTFKDVAVVFTKEELGLLNSAQRKLYRDVMMENFKNLVSVGHDPFKPDMLFQLEAEEKLWMMETETQSGYSGGKNQNEMETLRKVVLKYLSHEELSCWQIWKQVANELTRKQDSMMNIQGKSSQLLQGVGVRVSENETCIMNHKGDSFTYIENKELLSLRTQDSWRKICLSNSQNQSRGKEINMKNDLCICEDFMKKSPLNEHLKTDTEQKKPYKCNECGKNISDGSNQQLPFEKSRTCNECGKNFNYSAVFPVLQSIHKGEKCFSQSSPLQTHGRNHPAEKLDKCHVSGDCYNKSLLHAHQSNHTGEKSYRCDNCSKGFSSSTGLIIHYRTHTGEKPYKCEECGKCFSQSSNFQCHQRVHTEEKPYKCEECGKGFGWSVNLRVHQRVHRGEKPYKCEECGKGFTQAAHFHIHQRVHTGEKPYKCNICGKGFSHNSPLICHRRVHTGEKPYKCEACGKGFTRNTDLHIHYRVHTGEKPYKCKECGKGFSQASNLQVHQNVHTGEKRFKCEMCGKGFSQSSKLQTHQRVHTGEKPYKCDVCGKDFSYSSNLKVHQVIHTGEKPYKCEECGKGFSWRSNLHAHQRVHSGEKPYKCEECDKSFSQAIDFRVHQRVHTGEKPYRCDVCGKGFSQSSGLQSHQRVHTGEKPYKCNVCGKGFRYSSQFIYHQRGHTGEKPYKCEECGKGFGRSLNLRHHQRVHTGEKPHKCGECGKAFSLPSNLRVHLSVHTREKLFKCEECGKSFNQSSRLQAHQRVHTGEKPYKCEVCGKDFNHRSRLTYHQKVHTGKNL, encoded by the exons atgaccaAGTTTCAG GAGGCAGTGACCTTCAAGGACGTGGCTGTGGTCTTCACCAAGGAGGAGCTGGGCCTGCTGAACTCTGCACAGAGGAAACTGTATCgagatgtgatgatggaaaaCTTCAAGAATTTGGTCTCAGTAG GCCATGATCCCTTCAAACCAGATATGTTATTCCAGCTGGAAGCAGAAGAAAAGCTTTGGATGATGGAGACTGAAACCCAAAGTGGTTATTCTG GCGGCAAGAATCAAAACGAGATGGAGACTCTTCGTAAAGTTGTATTAAAATACCTTTCACATGAAGAGTTATCCTGCTGGCAGATATGGAAACAAGTTGCAAATGAATTAACTAGGAAGCAAGATTCCATGATGAATATTCAAGGAAAGAGTTCCCAGTTACTACAAGGTGTTGGTGTTCGAGTTTCTGAAAATGAGACCTGTATAATGAATCATAAAGGAGATAGCTTCACTTATATTGAAAATAAAGAATTGTTGTCTTTGAGAACCCAGGATTCTTGGAGGAAAATATGTCTGAGTAATTCACAGAATCAGAGTAGAGGTAAAGAAATTAACATGAAAAATGATCTGTGTATATGTGAAGACTTCATGAAGAAATCACCCCTTAATGAGCATCTTAAAACTGACACAGAACAGAAGAAACCCtacaaatgtaatgaatgtggtaAAAACATTAGCGATGGCTCCAATCAGCAGTTACCCTTTGAAAAGTCCCGTACATGTAATGAGTGTGGAAAGAACTTTAATTACAGTGCAGTGTTTCCTGTTCTTCAGAGTATTCACAAAGGAGAGAAATGCTTCAGTCAGAGCTCACCTCTGCAAACTCATGGGAGGAATCACCCAGCAGAGAAACTTGACAAATGTCATGTATCTGGAGATTGTTATAATAAGAGCCTTCTTCATGCTCATCAATCTAACCATACAGGAGAGAAGTCCTACAGATGTGACAACTGCAGCAAGGGATTCAGTAGCAGCACAGGTCTTATCATTCATTacagaactcacactggagagaagccttaTAAATGTGAGGAGTGTGGAAAATGCTTTAGTCAAAGTTCAAATTTTCAATGCCATCAGCGAGTCCACACTGAAGAAAAACCATACAAATGTGAAGAGTGTGGTAAGGGCTTTGGTTGGAGTGTTAATCTTCGTGTTCATCAGAGGGTTCACAGGGGTGAGAAACCGTATAAATGTGAGGAGTGTGGTAAAGGCTTCACTCAGGCTGCACATTTTCACATACATCAGAGGgtccacactggggagaaaccttaTAAATGCAACATCTGTGGTAAGGGTTTCAGTCACAATTCACCCTTAATATGCCATCGGAGagttcacacaggagagaaaccatataaatgtgaGGCATGTGGGAAAGGTTTTACCCGTAATACAGATCTTCATATTCATTATAGagttcacacaggagagaaaccctataaatgtaaGGAGTGTGGTAAGGGCTTCAGTCAGGCTTCAAATCTTCAAGTCCATCAGAATGTCCACACTGGGGAGAAGCGATTCAAATGTGAAATGTGTGGTAAGGGCTTCAGTCAGTCCTCAAAGCTGCAAACCCATCAGAGAgtccacactggagagaaaccatacaaATGTGATGTGTGTGGTAAGGACTTCAGTTATAGTTCAAATCTTAAAGTGCATCAAGtaattcacactggagaaaaaccatatAAGTGTGAGGAGTGCGGGAAAGGCTTCAGTTGGAGATCAAATCTTCATGCTCATCAGAGAGTCCActcaggagagaaaccctataagTGTGAAGAGTGTGATAAGAGCTTCAGTCAGGCCATAGATTTTCGGGTACATCAAAGAGtccatacaggagagaaaccatacAGATGTGATGTGTGTGGGAAGGGTTTCAGTCAGTCCTCAGGTCTTCAGTCTCATCAGAGAGTCCACACTGGGGAGAAGCCATATAAATGCAATGTCTGTGGAAAGGGCTTTAGATATAGCTCACAGTTTATATACCACCAGAGAGgccatactggagagaaaccttacaaATGTGAGGAGTGTGGGAAAGGCTTTGGTAGGAGTTTGAATCTTCGCCATCATCAGAGGgtccacactggagagaaacctcatAAATGTGGAGAGTGTGGTAAGGCCTTCAGTCTCCCCTCAAATCTTCGAGTCCATCTGAGTGTACACACTAGGGAGAAGCTATTTAAATGTGAGGAGTGTGGTAAGAGCTTCAATCAGAGCTCACGTCTTCAAGCCCATCAGAGAgtccacactggagaaaaaccataCAAATGTGAGGTGTGTGGTAAGGACTTCAATCACCGTTCACGTCTTACGTATCATCAGAAAGTCCACACTGGCAAGAATCTTTAG
- the ZNF227 gene encoding zinc finger protein 227 isoform X1, translated as MTKFQEAVTFKDVAVVFTKEELGLLNSAQRKLYRDVMMENFKNLVSVGHDPFKPDMLFQLEAEEKLWMMETETQSGYSGENSVAILSGGKNQNEMETLRKVVLKYLSHEELSCWQIWKQVANELTRKQDSMMNIQGKSSQLLQGVGVRVSENETCIMNHKGDSFTYIENKELLSLRTQDSWRKICLSNSQNQSRGKEINMKNDLCICEDFMKKSPLNEHLKTDTEQKKPYKCNECGKNISDGSNQQLPFEKSRTCNECGKNFNYSAVFPVLQSIHKGEKCFSQSSPLQTHGRNHPAEKLDKCHVSGDCYNKSLLHAHQSNHTGEKSYRCDNCSKGFSSSTGLIIHYRTHTGEKPYKCEECGKCFSQSSNFQCHQRVHTEEKPYKCEECGKGFGWSVNLRVHQRVHRGEKPYKCEECGKGFTQAAHFHIHQRVHTGEKPYKCNICGKGFSHNSPLICHRRVHTGEKPYKCEACGKGFTRNTDLHIHYRVHTGEKPYKCKECGKGFSQASNLQVHQNVHTGEKRFKCEMCGKGFSQSSKLQTHQRVHTGEKPYKCDVCGKDFSYSSNLKVHQVIHTGEKPYKCEECGKGFSWRSNLHAHQRVHSGEKPYKCEECDKSFSQAIDFRVHQRVHTGEKPYRCDVCGKGFSQSSGLQSHQRVHTGEKPYKCNVCGKGFRYSSQFIYHQRGHTGEKPYKCEECGKGFGRSLNLRHHQRVHTGEKPHKCGECGKAFSLPSNLRVHLSVHTREKLFKCEECGKSFNQSSRLQAHQRVHTGEKPYKCEVCGKDFNHRSRLTYHQKVHTGKNL; from the exons atgaccaAGTTTCAG GAGGCAGTGACCTTCAAGGACGTGGCTGTGGTCTTCACCAAGGAGGAGCTGGGCCTGCTGAACTCTGCACAGAGGAAACTGTATCgagatgtgatgatggaaaaCTTCAAGAATTTGGTCTCAGTAG GCCATGATCCCTTCAAACCAGATATGTTATTCCAGCTGGAAGCAGAAGAAAAGCTTTGGATGATGGAGACTGAAACCCAAAGTGGTTATTCTGGTGAGAACTCTGTGGCTATTCTTTCAG GCGGCAAGAATCAAAACGAGATGGAGACTCTTCGTAAAGTTGTATTAAAATACCTTTCACATGAAGAGTTATCCTGCTGGCAGATATGGAAACAAGTTGCAAATGAATTAACTAGGAAGCAAGATTCCATGATGAATATTCAAGGAAAGAGTTCCCAGTTACTACAAGGTGTTGGTGTTCGAGTTTCTGAAAATGAGACCTGTATAATGAATCATAAAGGAGATAGCTTCACTTATATTGAAAATAAAGAATTGTTGTCTTTGAGAACCCAGGATTCTTGGAGGAAAATATGTCTGAGTAATTCACAGAATCAGAGTAGAGGTAAAGAAATTAACATGAAAAATGATCTGTGTATATGTGAAGACTTCATGAAGAAATCACCCCTTAATGAGCATCTTAAAACTGACACAGAACAGAAGAAACCCtacaaatgtaatgaatgtggtaAAAACATTAGCGATGGCTCCAATCAGCAGTTACCCTTTGAAAAGTCCCGTACATGTAATGAGTGTGGAAAGAACTTTAATTACAGTGCAGTGTTTCCTGTTCTTCAGAGTATTCACAAAGGAGAGAAATGCTTCAGTCAGAGCTCACCTCTGCAAACTCATGGGAGGAATCACCCAGCAGAGAAACTTGACAAATGTCATGTATCTGGAGATTGTTATAATAAGAGCCTTCTTCATGCTCATCAATCTAACCATACAGGAGAGAAGTCCTACAGATGTGACAACTGCAGCAAGGGATTCAGTAGCAGCACAGGTCTTATCATTCATTacagaactcacactggagagaagccttaTAAATGTGAGGAGTGTGGAAAATGCTTTAGTCAAAGTTCAAATTTTCAATGCCATCAGCGAGTCCACACTGAAGAAAAACCATACAAATGTGAAGAGTGTGGTAAGGGCTTTGGTTGGAGTGTTAATCTTCGTGTTCATCAGAGGGTTCACAGGGGTGAGAAACCGTATAAATGTGAGGAGTGTGGTAAAGGCTTCACTCAGGCTGCACATTTTCACATACATCAGAGGgtccacactggggagaaaccttaTAAATGCAACATCTGTGGTAAGGGTTTCAGTCACAATTCACCCTTAATATGCCATCGGAGagttcacacaggagagaaaccatataaatgtgaGGCATGTGGGAAAGGTTTTACCCGTAATACAGATCTTCATATTCATTATAGagttcacacaggagagaaaccctataaatgtaaGGAGTGTGGTAAGGGCTTCAGTCAGGCTTCAAATCTTCAAGTCCATCAGAATGTCCACACTGGGGAGAAGCGATTCAAATGTGAAATGTGTGGTAAGGGCTTCAGTCAGTCCTCAAAGCTGCAAACCCATCAGAGAgtccacactggagagaaaccatacaaATGTGATGTGTGTGGTAAGGACTTCAGTTATAGTTCAAATCTTAAAGTGCATCAAGtaattcacactggagaaaaaccatatAAGTGTGAGGAGTGCGGGAAAGGCTTCAGTTGGAGATCAAATCTTCATGCTCATCAGAGAGTCCActcaggagagaaaccctataagTGTGAAGAGTGTGATAAGAGCTTCAGTCAGGCCATAGATTTTCGGGTACATCAAAGAGtccatacaggagagaaaccatacAGATGTGATGTGTGTGGGAAGGGTTTCAGTCAGTCCTCAGGTCTTCAGTCTCATCAGAGAGTCCACACTGGGGAGAAGCCATATAAATGCAATGTCTGTGGAAAGGGCTTTAGATATAGCTCACAGTTTATATACCACCAGAGAGgccatactggagagaaaccttacaaATGTGAGGAGTGTGGGAAAGGCTTTGGTAGGAGTTTGAATCTTCGCCATCATCAGAGGgtccacactggagagaaacctcatAAATGTGGAGAGTGTGGTAAGGCCTTCAGTCTCCCCTCAAATCTTCGAGTCCATCTGAGTGTACACACTAGGGAGAAGCTATTTAAATGTGAGGAGTGTGGTAAGAGCTTCAATCAGAGCTCACGTCTTCAAGCCCATCAGAGAgtccacactggagaaaaaccataCAAATGTGAGGTGTGTGGTAAGGACTTCAATCACCGTTCACGTCTTACGTATCATCAGAAAGTCCACACTGGCAAGAATCTTTAG
- the ZNF227 gene encoding zinc finger protein 227 isoform X4 — protein sequence MTKFQEAVTFKDVAVVFTKEELGLLNSAQRKLYRDVMMENFKNLVSVGGKNQNEMETLRKVVLKYLSHEELSCWQIWKQVANELTRKQDSMMNIQGKSSQLLQGVGVRVSENETCIMNHKGDSFTYIENKELLSLRTQDSWRKICLSNSQNQSRGKEINMKNDLCICEDFMKKSPLNEHLKTDTEQKKPYKCNECGKNISDGSNQQLPFEKSRTCNECGKNFNYSAVFPVLQSIHKGEKCFSQSSPLQTHGRNHPAEKLDKCHVSGDCYNKSLLHAHQSNHTGEKSYRCDNCSKGFSSSTGLIIHYRTHTGEKPYKCEECGKCFSQSSNFQCHQRVHTEEKPYKCEECGKGFGWSVNLRVHQRVHRGEKPYKCEECGKGFTQAAHFHIHQRVHTGEKPYKCNICGKGFSHNSPLICHRRVHTGEKPYKCEACGKGFTRNTDLHIHYRVHTGEKPYKCKECGKGFSQASNLQVHQNVHTGEKRFKCEMCGKGFSQSSKLQTHQRVHTGEKPYKCDVCGKDFSYSSNLKVHQVIHTGEKPYKCEECGKGFSWRSNLHAHQRVHSGEKPYKCEECDKSFSQAIDFRVHQRVHTGEKPYRCDVCGKGFSQSSGLQSHQRVHTGEKPYKCNVCGKGFRYSSQFIYHQRGHTGEKPYKCEECGKGFGRSLNLRHHQRVHTGEKPHKCGECGKAFSLPSNLRVHLSVHTREKLFKCEECGKSFNQSSRLQAHQRVHTGEKPYKCEVCGKDFNHRSRLTYHQKVHTGKNL from the exons atgaccaAGTTTCAG GAGGCAGTGACCTTCAAGGACGTGGCTGTGGTCTTCACCAAGGAGGAGCTGGGCCTGCTGAACTCTGCACAGAGGAAACTGTATCgagatgtgatgatggaaaaCTTCAAGAATTTGGTCTCAGTAG GCGGCAAGAATCAAAACGAGATGGAGACTCTTCGTAAAGTTGTATTAAAATACCTTTCACATGAAGAGTTATCCTGCTGGCAGATATGGAAACAAGTTGCAAATGAATTAACTAGGAAGCAAGATTCCATGATGAATATTCAAGGAAAGAGTTCCCAGTTACTACAAGGTGTTGGTGTTCGAGTTTCTGAAAATGAGACCTGTATAATGAATCATAAAGGAGATAGCTTCACTTATATTGAAAATAAAGAATTGTTGTCTTTGAGAACCCAGGATTCTTGGAGGAAAATATGTCTGAGTAATTCACAGAATCAGAGTAGAGGTAAAGAAATTAACATGAAAAATGATCTGTGTATATGTGAAGACTTCATGAAGAAATCACCCCTTAATGAGCATCTTAAAACTGACACAGAACAGAAGAAACCCtacaaatgtaatgaatgtggtaAAAACATTAGCGATGGCTCCAATCAGCAGTTACCCTTTGAAAAGTCCCGTACATGTAATGAGTGTGGAAAGAACTTTAATTACAGTGCAGTGTTTCCTGTTCTTCAGAGTATTCACAAAGGAGAGAAATGCTTCAGTCAGAGCTCACCTCTGCAAACTCATGGGAGGAATCACCCAGCAGAGAAACTTGACAAATGTCATGTATCTGGAGATTGTTATAATAAGAGCCTTCTTCATGCTCATCAATCTAACCATACAGGAGAGAAGTCCTACAGATGTGACAACTGCAGCAAGGGATTCAGTAGCAGCACAGGTCTTATCATTCATTacagaactcacactggagagaagccttaTAAATGTGAGGAGTGTGGAAAATGCTTTAGTCAAAGTTCAAATTTTCAATGCCATCAGCGAGTCCACACTGAAGAAAAACCATACAAATGTGAAGAGTGTGGTAAGGGCTTTGGTTGGAGTGTTAATCTTCGTGTTCATCAGAGGGTTCACAGGGGTGAGAAACCGTATAAATGTGAGGAGTGTGGTAAAGGCTTCACTCAGGCTGCACATTTTCACATACATCAGAGGgtccacactggggagaaaccttaTAAATGCAACATCTGTGGTAAGGGTTTCAGTCACAATTCACCCTTAATATGCCATCGGAGagttcacacaggagagaaaccatataaatgtgaGGCATGTGGGAAAGGTTTTACCCGTAATACAGATCTTCATATTCATTATAGagttcacacaggagagaaaccctataaatgtaaGGAGTGTGGTAAGGGCTTCAGTCAGGCTTCAAATCTTCAAGTCCATCAGAATGTCCACACTGGGGAGAAGCGATTCAAATGTGAAATGTGTGGTAAGGGCTTCAGTCAGTCCTCAAAGCTGCAAACCCATCAGAGAgtccacactggagagaaaccatacaaATGTGATGTGTGTGGTAAGGACTTCAGTTATAGTTCAAATCTTAAAGTGCATCAAGtaattcacactggagaaaaaccatatAAGTGTGAGGAGTGCGGGAAAGGCTTCAGTTGGAGATCAAATCTTCATGCTCATCAGAGAGTCCActcaggagagaaaccctataagTGTGAAGAGTGTGATAAGAGCTTCAGTCAGGCCATAGATTTTCGGGTACATCAAAGAGtccatacaggagagaaaccatacAGATGTGATGTGTGTGGGAAGGGTTTCAGTCAGTCCTCAGGTCTTCAGTCTCATCAGAGAGTCCACACTGGGGAGAAGCCATATAAATGCAATGTCTGTGGAAAGGGCTTTAGATATAGCTCACAGTTTATATACCACCAGAGAGgccatactggagagaaaccttacaaATGTGAGGAGTGTGGGAAAGGCTTTGGTAGGAGTTTGAATCTTCGCCATCATCAGAGGgtccacactggagagaaacctcatAAATGTGGAGAGTGTGGTAAGGCCTTCAGTCTCCCCTCAAATCTTCGAGTCCATCTGAGTGTACACACTAGGGAGAAGCTATTTAAATGTGAGGAGTGTGGTAAGAGCTTCAATCAGAGCTCACGTCTTCAAGCCCATCAGAGAgtccacactggagaaaaaccataCAAATGTGAGGTGTGTGGTAAGGACTTCAATCACCGTTCACGTCTTACGTATCATCAGAAAGTCCACACTGGCAAGAATCTTTAG
- the ZNF227 gene encoding zinc finger protein 227 isoform X3 has translation MMENFKNLVSVGHDPFKPDMLFQLEAEEKLWMMETETQSGYSGENSVAILSGGKNQNEMETLRKVVLKYLSHEELSCWQIWKQVANELTRKQDSMMNIQGKSSQLLQGVGVRVSENETCIMNHKGDSFTYIENKELLSLRTQDSWRKICLSNSQNQSRGKEINMKNDLCICEDFMKKSPLNEHLKTDTEQKKPYKCNECGKNISDGSNQQLPFEKSRTCNECGKNFNYSAVFPVLQSIHKGEKCFSQSSPLQTHGRNHPAEKLDKCHVSGDCYNKSLLHAHQSNHTGEKSYRCDNCSKGFSSSTGLIIHYRTHTGEKPYKCEECGKCFSQSSNFQCHQRVHTEEKPYKCEECGKGFGWSVNLRVHQRVHRGEKPYKCEECGKGFTQAAHFHIHQRVHTGEKPYKCNICGKGFSHNSPLICHRRVHTGEKPYKCEACGKGFTRNTDLHIHYRVHTGEKPYKCKECGKGFSQASNLQVHQNVHTGEKRFKCEMCGKGFSQSSKLQTHQRVHTGEKPYKCDVCGKDFSYSSNLKVHQVIHTGEKPYKCEECGKGFSWRSNLHAHQRVHSGEKPYKCEECDKSFSQAIDFRVHQRVHTGEKPYRCDVCGKGFSQSSGLQSHQRVHTGEKPYKCNVCGKGFRYSSQFIYHQRGHTGEKPYKCEECGKGFGRSLNLRHHQRVHTGEKPHKCGECGKAFSLPSNLRVHLSVHTREKLFKCEECGKSFNQSSRLQAHQRVHTGEKPYKCEVCGKDFNHRSRLTYHQKVHTGKNL, from the exons atgatggaaaaCTTCAAGAATTTGGTCTCAGTAG GCCATGATCCCTTCAAACCAGATATGTTATTCCAGCTGGAAGCAGAAGAAAAGCTTTGGATGATGGAGACTGAAACCCAAAGTGGTTATTCTGGTGAGAACTCTGTGGCTATTCTTTCAG GCGGCAAGAATCAAAACGAGATGGAGACTCTTCGTAAAGTTGTATTAAAATACCTTTCACATGAAGAGTTATCCTGCTGGCAGATATGGAAACAAGTTGCAAATGAATTAACTAGGAAGCAAGATTCCATGATGAATATTCAAGGAAAGAGTTCCCAGTTACTACAAGGTGTTGGTGTTCGAGTTTCTGAAAATGAGACCTGTATAATGAATCATAAAGGAGATAGCTTCACTTATATTGAAAATAAAGAATTGTTGTCTTTGAGAACCCAGGATTCTTGGAGGAAAATATGTCTGAGTAATTCACAGAATCAGAGTAGAGGTAAAGAAATTAACATGAAAAATGATCTGTGTATATGTGAAGACTTCATGAAGAAATCACCCCTTAATGAGCATCTTAAAACTGACACAGAACAGAAGAAACCCtacaaatgtaatgaatgtggtaAAAACATTAGCGATGGCTCCAATCAGCAGTTACCCTTTGAAAAGTCCCGTACATGTAATGAGTGTGGAAAGAACTTTAATTACAGTGCAGTGTTTCCTGTTCTTCAGAGTATTCACAAAGGAGAGAAATGCTTCAGTCAGAGCTCACCTCTGCAAACTCATGGGAGGAATCACCCAGCAGAGAAACTTGACAAATGTCATGTATCTGGAGATTGTTATAATAAGAGCCTTCTTCATGCTCATCAATCTAACCATACAGGAGAGAAGTCCTACAGATGTGACAACTGCAGCAAGGGATTCAGTAGCAGCACAGGTCTTATCATTCATTacagaactcacactggagagaagccttaTAAATGTGAGGAGTGTGGAAAATGCTTTAGTCAAAGTTCAAATTTTCAATGCCATCAGCGAGTCCACACTGAAGAAAAACCATACAAATGTGAAGAGTGTGGTAAGGGCTTTGGTTGGAGTGTTAATCTTCGTGTTCATCAGAGGGTTCACAGGGGTGAGAAACCGTATAAATGTGAGGAGTGTGGTAAAGGCTTCACTCAGGCTGCACATTTTCACATACATCAGAGGgtccacactggggagaaaccttaTAAATGCAACATCTGTGGTAAGGGTTTCAGTCACAATTCACCCTTAATATGCCATCGGAGagttcacacaggagagaaaccatataaatgtgaGGCATGTGGGAAAGGTTTTACCCGTAATACAGATCTTCATATTCATTATAGagttcacacaggagagaaaccctataaatgtaaGGAGTGTGGTAAGGGCTTCAGTCAGGCTTCAAATCTTCAAGTCCATCAGAATGTCCACACTGGGGAGAAGCGATTCAAATGTGAAATGTGTGGTAAGGGCTTCAGTCAGTCCTCAAAGCTGCAAACCCATCAGAGAgtccacactggagagaaaccatacaaATGTGATGTGTGTGGTAAGGACTTCAGTTATAGTTCAAATCTTAAAGTGCATCAAGtaattcacactggagaaaaaccatatAAGTGTGAGGAGTGCGGGAAAGGCTTCAGTTGGAGATCAAATCTTCATGCTCATCAGAGAGTCCActcaggagagaaaccctataagTGTGAAGAGTGTGATAAGAGCTTCAGTCAGGCCATAGATTTTCGGGTACATCAAAGAGtccatacaggagagaaaccatacAGATGTGATGTGTGTGGGAAGGGTTTCAGTCAGTCCTCAGGTCTTCAGTCTCATCAGAGAGTCCACACTGGGGAGAAGCCATATAAATGCAATGTCTGTGGAAAGGGCTTTAGATATAGCTCACAGTTTATATACCACCAGAGAGgccatactggagagaaaccttacaaATGTGAGGAGTGTGGGAAAGGCTTTGGTAGGAGTTTGAATCTTCGCCATCATCAGAGGgtccacactggagagaaacctcatAAATGTGGAGAGTGTGGTAAGGCCTTCAGTCTCCCCTCAAATCTTCGAGTCCATCTGAGTGTACACACTAGGGAGAAGCTATTTAAATGTGAGGAGTGTGGTAAGAGCTTCAATCAGAGCTCACGTCTTCAAGCCCATCAGAGAgtccacactggagaaaaaccataCAAATGTGAGGTGTGTGGTAAGGACTTCAATCACCGTTCACGTCTTACGTATCATCAGAAAGTCCACACTGGCAAGAATCTTTAG